One segment of Nitrososphaerota archaeon DNA contains the following:
- a CDS encoding B12-binding domain-containing radical SAM protein yields MKIAISYPPITSEKGIPLLSQNRQFQYFHAPTYIYPVVPAYAATLLKEAGHDVAWVDGIAGENKYGEWLKNIEQVKPDVMMIETKTPTVKRHWTIIDDVKEVSQDTKVVLVGDHVTYLARESMEHSKADYVLEGGDYDFLFLNLVQYLDDGKVLEPGIWFRDDGEIKNTGRFQLNHDVNSLPFIDRDLTRWRLYSEKNGNFKSTPGTYTMVGRDCWWRNNGGCTFCSWPTLYPNYRVRKPELLVEEIGMLIENQGVKEVFDDTGTFPIGSWLKRFSQLMIEGGYNERIRFSCNMRFGVLSRDDYRLLRKAGFRMLLFGLESGNQYTLGRLNKGIRIEDAIRECKVARQEGLEPHITVMVGYPWERHEDALKTSKMAKELIENGWASTLQSTVVIPYPGTKLYDEAKEEGWFRVDPFDYDRFDMTEPVLETVDMTPEEVMGVCDEIYKVFLSPKYMLRHLLHIRSWRDVKYSFKGIAKVIGHVKDFGRKRENRQ; encoded by the coding sequence ATGAAGATCGCTATATCGTATCCACCAATAACTAGCGAAAAAGGCATACCGTTACTGAGTCAGAACAGACAATTTCAATATTTTCATGCGCCAACATACATTTACCCGGTGGTTCCGGCATATGCCGCTACCTTATTGAAGGAAGCAGGTCATGATGTTGCATGGGTTGATGGAATTGCAGGGGAAAATAAATATGGTGAATGGCTCAAAAACATAGAGCAGGTTAAACCTGACGTGATGATGATTGAGACAAAGACCCCTACAGTTAAAAGGCATTGGACAATTATAGATGATGTTAAGGAAGTATCGCAAGATACCAAAGTTGTCTTGGTAGGAGACCACGTCACATACCTGGCAAGGGAGTCGATGGAGCATAGCAAAGCGGATTATGTATTAGAGGGTGGAGATTATGATTTTCTCTTCCTAAATCTCGTTCAATACTTAGATGATGGCAAAGTTCTCGAGCCCGGGATTTGGTTCAGGGATGACGGTGAGATAAAAAATACGGGGCGATTTCAACTAAATCATGATGTAAATAGTTTACCATTTATCGATAGAGATTTGACGAGGTGGCGTTTATACAGTGAGAAAAACGGGAACTTCAAGAGTACGCCCGGCACCTATACTATGGTCGGTAGAGATTGCTGGTGGAGAAATAATGGAGGGTGCACATTCTGTTCTTGGCCTACACTTTATCCAAATTATAGGGTTAGAAAACCAGAACTTTTGGTCGAGGAAATTGGGATGCTCATAGAGAATCAAGGTGTCAAAGAAGTATTTGACGATACTGGGACATTTCCGATAGGGTCTTGGCTAAAGAGGTTTTCACAATTAATGATTGAAGGTGGGTATAACGAACGAATAAGATTCAGCTGCAATATGCGATTTGGTGTTTTGAGTAGGGATGATTATCGTCTATTAAGAAAAGCTGGATTTAGAATGCTTCTCTTCGGTTTAGAATCCGGTAATCAATACACCCTTGGTAGATTAAATAAGGGTATTAGGATAGAGGATGCAATTCGCGAATGTAAAGTTGCTAGACAAGAAGGGCTCGAACCGCATATAACTGTTATGGTTGGATACCCATGGGAAAGGCACGAAGACGCATTAAAAACGTCAAAAATGGCAAAAGAATTGATAGAGAACGGTTGGGCTTCAACGCTTCAATCAACGGTTGTCATTCCTTACCCGGGAACCAAATTGTATGACGAGGCAAAGGAGGAGGGATGGTTTAGGGTAGATCCATTTGATTATGATCGTTTTGATATGACTGAACCGGTTTTGGAAACGGTTGACATGACTCCTGAGGAAGTGATGGGTGTTTGTGATGAGATCTACAAAGTATTCTTGTCACCCAAATATATGTTAAGGCACTTGCTACATATTCGTTCATGGAGGGATGTAAAATATTCCTTTAAAGGAATAGCGAAAGTTATAGGACATGTGAAGGATTTTGGAAGAAAACGAGAGAATAGACAGTAA
- a CDS encoding glycosyltransferase has product MYSHNPLPITQVHRFCSPAVSVFLQTPILGVDLGDSLNSAYYLRSASNVLSDRPLISIIIPCKSVDSYAKECVKRCSELSYNNREIILLPDSVSEEISDVKIIPTGPKTPGAKRNIGVANCNGELCAFIDSDAYPRHDWLTNAVNYFEDRSVVAVGGPGLTPEEDNFLQKSGGYVLSSFMIGRVSRRYISKQSVDSDDIHSCNFIVKKDALLEVGGWNEKYWPGEDTLICLNLKMAGKKMVEAFDVIVYHHRRPLFIPHLKQVSRFGLHRGFFAKTFRGNSLKFTYFIPSFLVLSFIFCLLVYVFVPLIINYILIVIASYVFLTLLASLNEIRNIRYAILVWPGLILTHFIYGSYFIAGLAERDLNK; this is encoded by the coding sequence ATGTACTCTCACAACCCTTTGCCCATAACCCAAGTACATCGTTTTTGTTCTCCAGCAGTAAGCGTGTTTCTTCAGACTCCAATTCTTGGAGTGGATTTAGGGGACTCCCTAAACTCCGCCTATTATCTTAGGAGTGCAAGCAATGTGCTAAGTGACCGTCCTCTAATTTCTATAATTATCCCTTGTAAAAGTGTAGACTCCTATGCCAAGGAGTGTGTTAAACGTTGTAGCGAGCTTAGTTACAATAATCGTGAGATAATACTACTTCCTGATAGTGTGAGTGAGGAAATCAGTGATGTAAAGATTATTCCAACAGGACCGAAAACGCCTGGAGCTAAAAGAAACATTGGAGTCGCCAATTGTAACGGCGAACTATGCGCATTCATAGATTCTGATGCGTACCCTAGACACGATTGGTTAACAAATGCTGTAAACTATTTTGAAGATCGTAGTGTCGTTGCCGTAGGAGGCCCTGGTCTAACCCCGGAGGAAGATAATTTCTTGCAAAAATCGGGTGGTTATGTGCTCTCATCGTTCATGATTGGACGAGTATCAAGGCGATATATATCTAAACAGAGCGTGGATTCAGATGACATACATTCCTGTAACTTCATTGTAAAGAAAGACGCTTTGTTGGAAGTTGGAGGCTGGAATGAGAAATATTGGCCTGGCGAAGACACTTTAATATGTTTAAATTTGAAGATGGCTGGCAAAAAAATGGTGGAAGCTTTCGATGTAATCGTGTACCACCATCGTCGCCCACTTTTTATTCCCCATTTGAAACAAGTTTCTCGTTTCGGGCTGCATAGAGGATTCTTTGCTAAAACATTCCGGGGAAATTCTTTAAAGTTTACATACTTTATTCCTTCATTCTTGGTATTATCTTTTATTTTTTGCTTACTTGTATACGTATTTGTTCCTCTTATTATTAATTACATATTAATTGTTATTGCGAGTTACGTTTTCTTAACACTGCTTGCGTCCTTGAATGAAATAAGAAATATTAGATATGCAATACTTGTCTGGCCGGGGCTAATCCTTACTCATTTTATTTACGGATCATACTTTATAGCTGGACTGGCTGAGCGTGATTTGAACAAATGA
- a CDS encoding glycosyltransferase family 2 protein, protein MAFELIIACIPAYNEERDLGPVVVKTSKFVDKVIVCDDGSTDLTSEIASRLGCDLIVHKKRLGKGAALRDLFEKALSIGGEIIITLDGDGQHYPDDIPRLIAPVLAGTADIVIGSRFSNKGNSIPLHRAIGNNVMTSFTNLLSSESFKGLSDSQSGFRAYSRKVLTYVKVSEQGMGVDSEILISASSGSFNVVEVPISVSYNGHEGSTLNPVHHSFDVFYSLLRIASEQKPLVYFGLPGVIMILGGLIMGFRVLSIFLETRSVAIGSAFISVGLIVIGFLATTTAVVLQVILNERKRL, encoded by the coding sequence TTGGCGTTTGAATTGATCATTGCTTGTATTCCAGCATACAATGAGGAGCGTGATTTAGGCCCTGTAGTAGTTAAGACATCCAAGTTTGTTGATAAGGTCATTGTTTGTGATGATGGTTCGACCGATTTGACCTCTGAGATCGCCAGTCGCCTTGGTTGCGATTTAATTGTCCATAAGAAGAGACTTGGCAAAGGTGCCGCTTTAAGGGATCTTTTTGAGAAAGCTCTCTCGATCGGCGGAGAAATCATAATAACTTTGGACGGTGATGGGCAGCATTATCCCGATGATATTCCGAGGCTAATCGCACCAGTTCTTGCTGGAACTGCAGATATAGTTATAGGTTCAAGATTCAGCAACAAAGGTAATTCAATTCCACTTCATAGAGCGATCGGGAATAATGTTATGACCTCTTTTACTAATTTACTTTCCTCGGAAAGCTTTAAGGGTCTATCTGACTCTCAAAGTGGCTTTAGGGCATATTCGAGGAAAGTTTTGACTTATGTTAAGGTTAGTGAACAAGGCATGGGCGTGGATTCTGAAATCCTTATCTCTGCCTCAAGTGGCTCATTCAACGTTGTTGAGGTGCCAATTTCAGTATCCTACAATGGTCATGAAGGCTCTACATTAAACCCGGTGCATCACAGTTTCGATGTTTTCTATTCTCTTTTAAGAATCGCTTCTGAACAGAAGCCTCTGGTCTATTTCGGCTTGCCAGGCGTAATAATGATCCTAGGTGGTCTCATTATGGGTTTCAGAGTCTTGAGTATCTTCCTTGAAACAAGATCTGTTGCTATCGGGAGCGCATTTATCTCGGTTGGTTTAATTGTTATTGGGTTTCTCGCTACAACAACTGCTGTTGTTCTTCAGGTTATTTTGAACGAACGAAAGAGGTTATAA
- a CDS encoding oligosaccharide flippase family protein: MQSENVARGASLLIIQSMAAYLLSFSFYILIARVLGSTEVGKLSILLMVSSVFSLTGLSINYALQKFIPAFTEKQEYDKTSSLIRTSIVILTTISTTALVILLTLGAQISTILFGTASDTAPVIIILLATFIVNFTAVFGGAMLGFGKFKDTAILNILNAGLSRILAVFLAALGLGLIGVTLGWLVAALATLGFSIYVLRHNLHLKKKGFPAKQLLEYSLPVHVFTIITFIQAWADVAVLYAISTNLSQIGTYYLVISGAAILSLFYQPISMAILPALSHRYVQHGVNGIKPMIEAYIKLTCKILIPVGVAFAALSATALETAYGPQYVSGAMPFAILVATAIIPALSLLTVTIIQSIGNTRPLIIVGITSSIADIALVASLANPLGGVAGIAGRVAFSTVGLVLGYLFIRSKIKLNILPELKKPIAAAAAIATPLYILDQYLTQTVNLSSRLRAPVDIAAFVVVAATFTYLTRYITTDDMSIVKQAMPTQLRRTVNKIEKIIVR; this comes from the coding sequence TTGCAGTCCGAAAATGTTGCCAGAGGAGCCAGTCTACTCATAATTCAAAGCATGGCAGCATACCTACTCTCCTTTTCATTCTACATACTAATAGCCAGAGTTCTAGGATCAACTGAAGTAGGAAAATTATCTATTTTGCTCATGGTTAGCTCAGTTTTCAGCCTAACTGGCCTATCAATAAACTATGCGCTACAAAAATTTATACCAGCCTTCACAGAAAAACAGGAGTACGACAAAACAAGCAGTCTAATCAGAACAAGCATAGTAATCCTAACCACAATATCCACCACAGCCCTAGTAATCCTGCTAACGTTAGGAGCACAGATTAGCACCATCCTCTTCGGAACCGCATCGGACACAGCACCGGTAATCATAATCCTGCTAGCGACCTTCATAGTGAATTTCACAGCAGTTTTCGGAGGAGCAATGCTTGGTTTCGGCAAGTTCAAAGACACAGCGATTCTAAACATTCTAAATGCAGGGCTGAGCAGAATACTCGCGGTTTTTCTCGCAGCCCTTGGATTAGGTCTAATAGGAGTAACCCTAGGATGGCTAGTCGCCGCCCTCGCCACACTAGGCTTCTCAATATATGTTCTGAGGCATAACCTTCACCTGAAGAAGAAAGGCTTCCCAGCCAAGCAGCTACTAGAATACAGCCTACCAGTGCATGTGTTCACAATCATCACCTTTATTCAAGCCTGGGCCGATGTCGCAGTCCTCTACGCAATATCAACCAACCTCTCACAAATAGGAACATACTACCTAGTAATATCAGGCGCAGCCATCCTCTCACTATTCTACCAACCCATAAGCATGGCAATACTCCCAGCCCTGTCACACAGATACGTCCAACACGGCGTAAACGGAATTAAGCCGATGATAGAAGCCTACATCAAACTAACCTGCAAAATACTCATCCCAGTAGGAGTAGCCTTCGCAGCCCTCTCAGCAACAGCATTAGAAACCGCGTATGGCCCACAATACGTTTCAGGAGCAATGCCCTTCGCAATACTAGTAGCAACAGCCATAATCCCCGCACTATCACTACTCACAGTCACAATCATCCAAAGCATAGGAAACACACGCCCACTCATAATAGTAGGAATAACGTCCTCAATAGCAGACATAGCACTGGTTGCATCACTAGCAAATCCGCTTGGAGGAGTCGCCGGAATAGCAGGACGCGTAGCATTCTCCACCGTAGGATTAGTCTTAGGATACCTCTTCATCAGAAGCAAAATCAAGCTAAACATCCTCCCAGAACTCAAAAAACCAATAGCGGCCGCTGCAGCAATAGCAACCCCACTCTACATACTAGATCAATACTTGACACAAACGGTAAACCTATCGTCAAGACTGAGAGCACCGGTAGACATTGCAGCCTTCGTAGTAGTCGCAGCCACATTCACATATCTCACACGCTACATAACAACCGATGACATGAGCATAGTAAAACAGGCAATGCCCACACAGCTAAGAAGAACTGTGAACAAAATCGAGAAAATAATCGTACGTTAA
- a CDS encoding glycosyltransferase: MISSSSLVSVVVPVYNAGPTVKESIVQTDRRLSHLNCNYEILVVDDGSKDATRSFAKSYRNPHVRVIGYDKNQGKGYALKMGALSSKGDYIVFMDGDAEISVNEIEQYLSALEHADIVVGSKWHPDSIVDQPILRKVLSLGFNVLVRLMTGIKLRDTQVGFKAYRRQALVDIMRLVSVRKYAFDVEVLTIATMLKKRIVIMPVEIHSNALFSARNIVRMFVDIMGITYRLRVKQWYQKNYRKKIPPEYRPIIRW; encoded by the coding sequence GTGATATCAAGCTCCAGCCTTGTATCAGTGGTTGTGCCCGTGTACAATGCAGGGCCCACAGTCAAGGAGTCGATTGTTCAAACTGACCGACGGTTGAGTCATCTCAACTGCAACTATGAAATCTTGGTGGTCGATGATGGCAGCAAAGACGCGACGCGAAGTTTTGCAAAGTCATATCGTAACCCACATGTTCGAGTAATAGGATATGACAAGAATCAGGGTAAAGGGTATGCGTTGAAGATGGGCGCCTTGAGCTCTAAAGGTGATTACATTGTGTTTATGGATGGGGACGCGGAGATAAGTGTTAACGAGATTGAACAGTATCTTTCTGCCTTGGAGCATGCTGATATTGTTGTAGGCTCGAAGTGGCATCCCGACTCCATCGTGGATCAGCCTATTTTGAGGAAGGTTTTGAGCCTAGGCTTCAACGTACTAGTGCGTTTGATGACTGGAATTAAACTCAGGGATACGCAGGTGGGTTTCAAGGCCTATCGGCGACAGGCGTTGGTTGATATTATGCGGCTTGTATCGGTCAGAAAATACGCCTTTGACGTTGAGGTTTTGACCATTGCAACAATGTTAAAGAAACGGATTGTAATAATGCCTGTTGAGATTCACAGCAATGCACTGTTCAGCGCCAGAAACATTGTCAGGATGTTCGTGGATATAATGGGTATAACGTACAGGTTGAGGGTGAAGCAATGGTATCAGAAGAATTACAGGAAGAAGATCCCACCAGAGTACAGGCCGATAATCCGATGGTAA
- a CDS encoding GDP-mannose 4,6-dehydratase has product MIHETIKNGLETIQKSLPKKEFQGKKVLITGGAGFIGSWITDLLVINKAEVTIIDDFSTGLSENIDHLVGKPNLKLIKKDITKISLKEVGEHDLILNLASRPTPDDYQLNPLQTLRISSIGTEVVLEAARKYDAKILTASTSEIYGDTQVIPTPETYWGNVNPTGPRSCYDEGKRYGEALVTAYRRQYGLQTVIIRIFNTYGPRLRAEGTYGRALSRFIDQALTGQPITVYGTGKQTRSFTYITDTAKGILQATIAPKAIGETINIGNIQETTILQLAQTIKTLTKSTSKITFKPLPQDDPKRRAPDITKAKQILGWIPQIDLETGLRKTIEWFQEQHKG; this is encoded by the coding sequence ATGATTCACGAAACAATAAAGAACGGCTTAGAAACCATCCAAAAAAGTCTCCCTAAAAAAGAGTTTCAAGGAAAAAAAGTTCTAATCACCGGAGGAGCAGGCTTTATCGGAAGCTGGATAACAGATTTACTCGTAATCAACAAAGCTGAAGTCACAATAATAGACGACTTCTCAACTGGCCTTAGCGAAAACATAGATCACTTAGTAGGCAAACCAAACCTCAAACTGATCAAAAAAGATATTACAAAAATCAGCTTGAAAGAAGTAGGAGAGCATGACTTAATACTCAACTTGGCAAGTAGACCAACACCCGACGATTACCAGCTTAACCCGTTACAAACACTTAGAATAAGCTCTATTGGCACAGAAGTCGTGCTGGAGGCGGCGAGAAAATACGATGCAAAAATACTTACGGCATCCACTAGCGAAATATACGGGGATACCCAAGTTATTCCTACGCCGGAAACCTACTGGGGAAACGTGAACCCAACTGGTCCAAGATCCTGCTATGATGAGGGCAAAAGATACGGCGAAGCCCTCGTAACAGCCTATAGAAGGCAGTATGGGTTGCAAACAGTAATTATCCGCATCTTCAACACATACGGTCCTAGACTTAGAGCCGAAGGGACCTACGGTCGAGCACTCTCAAGATTCATCGACCAAGCACTCACAGGCCAACCCATAACAGTCTACGGAACTGGAAAACAAACCAGATCATTCACATACATAACAGACACCGCAAAAGGAATCCTACAAGCCACAATAGCACCAAAAGCAATAGGCGAAACCATCAACATCGGAAACATACAAGAAACAACGATACTCCAACTAGCACAGACAATCAAAACACTAACCAAAAGCACATCAAAAATCACATTCAAACCTCTACCCCAAGACGATCCTAAACGAAGAGCACCAGACATAACCAAAGCTAAGCAAATACTTGGATGGATACCCCAAATCGACCTAGAAACAGGCCTCAGAAAAACCATCGAATGGTTCCAAGAACAGCATAAAGGTTAA
- a CDS encoding PKD domain-containing protein: MGEVSSWGSLVDVGVVMHRSVVSDFDGWITRMADAGDWEDVFAVKRYAEQAGYSSSVIDAKVRLALSNIPMYSRYSLPETSKESKGSFWPAARYVLYGYRYSEELNWEKARWNKTSGFLALKTMRDRYGRAFYQINPDALAADSLFGTRWHESGSLMDSFLIFHKLGVKGAFDYSVQEWGWLNNRSWSRDHYSYSPAWSGWEYSAMDVFPNVAKLRLNGAGLVNWSRVTTDMQMRYVNSLWQSPQWDADYRVVDHHHSGNHERRLDGTLNAWILLDTFYGVFNHGNQTNMKRMLEGSGKAPRAWLGVNASDLKQPGTNRFRLKSTSNYSDYATAEGALTLFLLGISPQNGRGLAAPLISDRHIDRGSLNYRHFEFDYLNRRIKIPVWGDTTLKFMYGDKNVTHYFKTTGIYSITFSSDWNSISQVTFVSDLYPNEYYLWSQTADKSVSIDQVLYMPGQRFTVSGTVWPVTATAINVTIDIMKPDGSSFTVGQVAPSSTGMWSISRQGSVDTSNATGTYTVKAVYSGKTASAILQTVSRTALKEVSSKILGPYPANPKVGQAVNIESYVSSRTSSSSYRWDFGDGQTSVYANPVWYPKSSGTFAVKLDVTDATTGVKSSSALTVTVSP, translated from the coding sequence TTGGGTGAAGTTTCGAGTTGGGGTAGTTTGGTGGATGTTGGTGTTGTGATGCATAGGTCTGTGGTGAGCGATTTTGACGGCTGGATTACTCGGATGGCTGATGCTGGTGATTGGGAGGATGTTTTTGCTGTGAAGCGTTATGCTGAGCAGGCTGGTTATTCGTCGAGCGTCATTGATGCTAAGGTGAGGCTTGCTTTAAGCAATATTCCTATGTACAGCAGATATTCGCTGCCGGAAACCAGCAAGGAGAGTAAGGGGTCCTTCTGGCCTGCTGCGAGATATGTTCTCTACGGGTACCGTTACTCTGAGGAGTTGAATTGGGAGAAGGCGCGGTGGAATAAAACATCCGGGTTCTTGGCTTTAAAAACTATGAGGGATAGGTATGGGCGGGCTTTTTACCAAATTAACCCTGATGCTTTAGCTGCCGATTCGTTGTTTGGGACAAGGTGGCATGAGTCTGGAAGCCTCATGGACTCTTTCCTTATCTTCCATAAGCTGGGTGTGAAAGGCGCTTTCGATTACTCGGTTCAGGAGTGGGGTTGGCTCAACAACAGATCTTGGTCGAGAGATCACTATAGTTACTCGCCTGCTTGGTCAGGTTGGGAGTACAGTGCGATGGATGTCTTTCCTAATGTCGCTAAACTGCGTTTGAACGGAGCTGGTTTAGTGAATTGGAGCCGGGTTACCACGGATATGCAGATGCGGTATGTGAACAGTCTGTGGCAGTCGCCCCAGTGGGATGCAGATTACCGGGTTGTTGATCATCATCATTCAGGCAACCATGAACGCCGGTTGGATGGTACATTAAACGCTTGGATACTGCTCGACACCTTCTACGGTGTGTTCAACCACGGGAACCAAACAAACATGAAGCGCATGCTTGAGGGGAGCGGTAAGGCTCCGAGAGCCTGGCTGGGTGTAAACGCATCCGATTTGAAGCAGCCCGGCACAAACAGGTTTAGATTAAAAAGCACTTCCAACTATTCTGATTATGCGACTGCAGAAGGCGCGTTAACCCTGTTCCTGCTAGGGATATCCCCTCAAAATGGCAGAGGCTTAGCGGCTCCGTTGATTTCCGATAGGCACATAGATCGCGGCTCTCTAAACTACCGTCACTTCGAGTTCGACTACTTGAATCGTAGAATCAAGATACCTGTCTGGGGTGATACAACGCTGAAATTCATGTACGGCGACAAAAACGTGACCCATTACTTCAAAACTACCGGTATCTACAGCATCACATTCTCCTCAGACTGGAATAGTATCTCCCAGGTGACCTTTGTTTCAGACCTTTATCCCAACGAGTACTACTTGTGGAGCCAAACTGCCGATAAATCGGTGTCGATAGATCAAGTCCTGTATATGCCGGGGCAACGTTTCACCGTATCAGGCACTGTATGGCCTGTCACCGCCACCGCCATTAACGTCACGATTGACATCATGAAGCCGGACGGATCTTCTTTTACGGTAGGTCAGGTGGCTCCGTCTTCCACAGGCATGTGGAGCATATCTAGGCAGGGTTCAGTGGACACCAGCAATGCTACTGGAACATACACCGTAAAGGCGGTGTACAGTGGGAAAACGGCCTCAGCAATCCTCCAAACAGTTTCGAGGACTGCGCTAAAGGAGGTTTCGTCTAAAATTCTTGGGCCGTACCCCGCTAACCCCAAAGTTGGTCAGGCGGTGAACATAGAATCCTACGTATCGAGTAGAACGTCGTCGAGCAGCTACAGGTGGGACTTTGGAGACGGACAGACATCGGTTTACGCGAACCCCGTATGGTACCCTAAATCCTCAGGCACATTCGCCGTGAAGCTGGATGTAACTGACGCCACTACAGGTGTAAAAAGCTCCTCTGCATTAACAGTTACAGTTTCACCGTAG
- a CDS encoding AbrB/MazE/SpoVT family DNA-binding domain-containing protein, translating to MQTQRVKVRKKGQITLPQKLRRKWGLNEGSEIVIITAAAEEDQAVIRPVKRIRVKEAAGSLGQADSDEVEFAVADPELLSQYYLKKYGSR from the coding sequence GTGCAGACACAGCGGGTCAAAGTGAGAAAGAAGGGACAAATCACACTTCCCCAGAAGCTGCGGAGAAAGTGGGGTCTCAACGAAGGATCCGAGATAGTAATTATAACTGCCGCAGCCGAAGAGGATCAAGCGGTCATCAGGCCTGTTAAACGGATTCGAGTGAAGGAAGCGGCTGGCTCTCTTGGACAAGCGGACAGCGACGAAGTAGAATTCGCTGTCGCCGATCCCGAACTGCTGTCACAATACTATCTGAAAAAATATGGTAGTAGATAA
- a CDS encoding type II toxin-antitoxin system VapC family toxin encodes MAGQLTNIPPDRVVFIDANIFHFYLRGPSTIQKACTSLLQRIERNEITGCTSTLVLDELIYKLLLKKIEDKYKRNPLDILQRTPEEASIHSPDLRKAINSVMGIEGLTVLAVEARHIEESVDYIQKHSLLPRDAVHLSVMNTIECTDLASADTDFDRVTNLNRWTPI; translated from the coding sequence TTGGCCGGTCAATTAACCAACATACCGCCAGACAGAGTGGTTTTCATAGATGCAAACATCTTTCACTTCTACCTAAGAGGACCAAGTACTATTCAAAAAGCCTGCACCAGCCTACTTCAAAGGATAGAGCGAAACGAAATAACAGGATGCACCTCGACTTTGGTTCTTGATGAGCTGATCTACAAGCTCCTTCTAAAGAAGATTGAAGACAAGTACAAACGGAATCCGTTAGATATTCTGCAACGCACCCCAGAGGAAGCAAGCATCCATTCACCTGACCTCCGAAAAGCAATCAACTCAGTAATGGGAATAGAAGGACTGACCGTTCTCGCAGTCGAAGCGCGACACATAGAAGAATCCGTAGACTACATCCAGAAACACTCACTACTCCCAAGAGACGCAGTCCACTTATCAGTCATGAACACAATCGAGTGCACAGATCTCGCATCAGCAGACACCGATTTCGACAGAGTCACAAACCTAAACCGATGGACACCAATATAG
- a CDS encoding glycosyltransferase, with protein sequence MSVGLSMSSKASLPMISVVLPAFNEGSVVENVLRQVTCVLEGIVGYRYEVILVDDGSVDDTRERALAWCRLSNRNCRVIGYSPNMGKGYALGYGSRFASGDFIVFMDCDLEISPSNLQGCIAHLKDADILIASKRHPNSHISQPSSRKVLSLGFNTLVRVLTGVNISDTQSGLKVFRRESLASILPLITVKRYAFDVEVLTVSSLLGLRMVELPIMLASNASFGTRHTLRMFIDLLGIFYRLRLRRWYQNNVYNKNARYIPILKW encoded by the coding sequence ATGTCTGTCGGGTTGTCTATGTCTTCGAAGGCTAGTTTACCGATGATTTCTGTGGTGCTTCCTGCTTTCAATGAGGGTTCTGTTGTGGAGAATGTTTTGAGACAGGTTACCTGTGTTTTGGAGGGTATTGTCGGGTATAGGTACGAGGTCATTCTGGTGGATGATGGTTCTGTTGATGATACGCGGGAAAGAGCTCTTGCTTGGTGCAGGCTCTCTAATCGTAACTGCAGAGTAATAGGCTATTCCCCTAATATGGGTAAGGGATATGCATTAGGTTATGGTTCTAGGTTTGCATCCGGTGATTTCATTGTCTTTATGGATTGTGATTTAGAGATATCTCCATCAAATCTTCAAGGCTGCATTGCACATCTGAAAGATGCTGACATCTTGATCGCCTCTAAACGGCACCCTAATTCTCACATTAGTCAACCGTCAAGTCGGAAGGTGCTAAGCCTAGGTTTCAATACGCTGGTAAGAGTCTTGACTGGAGTCAATATTTCTGATACGCAGTCTGGGCTAAAGGTTTTCAGGCGCGAAAGCCTAGCATCTATTCTTCCCCTAATAACTGTGAAACGGTACGCCTTTGATGTTGAGGTTCTCACGGTGTCGTCCTTGCTAGGGTTGCGCATGGTCGAGCTACCTATCATGCTAGCGTCAAACGCCTCGTTTGGAACGCGGCATACGTTACGCATGTTCATAGATTTGCTGGGAATATTCTACCGGTTACGGCTTCGCAGATGGTACCAGAACAACGTCTATAATAAGAATGCAAGGTACATTCCCATATTGAAATGGTAG